GCTCATTACGCGACCCAGTAACACTGCATCGATCAATGTTCCATCGGCCGCCAGTAATGTCCCCCGCGTCAATTGTTCGGCGGAAGGCATATATTGTCCCCGAATCAGTCCGATAGCTCGGTACTGCATTGGTTCACTGGGCGGGGGAATCGGTTGCTGTCGCTGGACGTCTGATGACATGATTCCGGTCGAATCAGCTTCTTGAGCTGAGGTAGTAACGTTTGAAGCATCGCCAGTTGGCGTTGTTGGGGCCTGACTTGGTACACTGGATGTCTCTGGTAACTGAGTACCAGAAGACTTGGGTGAGTCGGAAGACCGATTCACAGAAGGACTCATATAACCTCCTAGCGGCGGAGACACATTCCCTTATGGGAGTTGGGCTAACGTCAAAAGCGTTGTTTTTTTCATCATCATCAAGCGGCTTGATACCTTGCCTAAGGACATTGCCCTTAGATTTGTGGTTTTCAAGAAGCTGGAGAGTGTGAAGGCGCTAAATATCAGTCTGCCCATTGTACAAAATGCAGTGGAAAGACTGGTATATCCGCAAAGTTTATGGAATCTTTAATCGGACAAGCTTGCACCTGATCAAATCTAGCTTAATGCTGTCCCTAATTCTGGCATGGTTCAGGTTTTGGGTACTGGAAAATCTCACAATGGTCTCAAGTAGTTTAATAATGTCATTAGAGTTCGAGGAAGTGTTGTGTCTCAAAAGCGGAGTCCCTGGGTAAATCTAGTCTTGGTGCTGGCGATACTGGCTTTTGTTGGTATTTCGATGATTCCTTTGCTGGGCATCGTCCTATCGGATAATTCACCGTCAACGGAAGCCACCACCGCTTCGACGCCGACCATTCCGGCGCAAAAGCAAGCTGAGCTAGAAGCTCAGGCCAGAGGTTACGAACTGGTGGTGCAGCGAGAGCCCCAGAATTCATCCGCCTTGCGGGGTCTTCTAGAGACACGGCTGAAGCTAGGAGATATTCAAGGGGCTATTCCTCCCCTAGAACAGATGGCAAAGCTGAATCCTGACCAATCTGAATACGCCGTCTTACTGGCTCAGGCAAAGCAGCAGCTCGGTGACAAGGAAGGAGCCGCTCAAACCTATCGCTCGACCTTAGTCTCGAAGCCGGGGAATTTGGATGCCCTGGAAGGTCTGGTGGGTCTCTACGTCCAACAAAAGCGCCCAGAAGCCGCTATTGGTCTGCTCCAAGATACCCTCAAAACAGCAACGCCGATTAATGATATGAAACCGGGCACTGTGGATGTGATCTCGGTGCAGCTATTGTTGGGTTTGGTTTACGCCAATGAGAAACGCTACACAGAAGCGATCACCATTTATGATGAAGCGATCAAGACCAACAAACAGGATTTTCGACCCACACTCGCCAAAGCCTTGATTCTCAAGGAACAGGGTAAAGTCGCCGAGGCCAAACCCCTGTTTACAACCGCTGCTTCCTTAGCACCACCGAAGTACAAAGATCAAGTCGCTCAACTAGCCAAAGAGGCGACAGAACCCAAGAGTGCTTCGCCTGGTCAAGAATCACCCAATGGCAAACAATCCCCGGCGAGTCCGCCTTCTGCCTCTCCTAGCAATCAGCCTGCCTCTCCAGGCAATGCTCCTGCGGCTCCTAAAGCCACAGCGGATTCTCCTGGAACCTAGGATGATTTTCAAGAGCGAGGTTGAGGCCAAGGAATTTGAGGATTATTCGCCAACTGGTTCGCCACTGCGGCGGCTCCATAGCGGTTCAGATGGCTGGGGTCGGAAAAATACTCGTTGCGGTTGGGCCACTCCCTCCCCATGTCGATAAAAACCAATCCATCACCCGCTTGCTTCTGCATCATCTGCTGAAATTGCTGTTCTCGCAGTCGGCGCACTGAATCTAAGTAATCTTGATTGAGGGGCAAGTTGACGAAAACCAAGGGCATCTGTTGCTGCTTGGCCATCGCTTTGACTGAATTGAGTGCAGTGGCTTGCTGGCCGGCTAAATTGAAGGGCTGATAATCCGCATCGTACCGACCAGAGACTCGTGGCTTTTTCTGATAATAGCTACTAGGCTCAAAACGGATATCCAGGGGGAGGAAACCATTGGCTTTAATCGCCCAGCTACTGTAGCCTGTGATGTTTCGAGCCATCGCCAGCCGAGAAGGTGCTGTGATCTCATCTAGCTCAGTTAAGAGTAGCTGTTCATCTGGGGCGGGGACGGAATGCCTCGTCGCCTCCAAGGGTACTCCGGCCATCCACCACGGCCCCGAAGTCGCCACCGCGATCGCTGAGCGGC
This genomic interval from Microcoleus sp. AS-A8 contains the following:
- a CDS encoding tetratricopeptide repeat protein translates to MSQKRSPWVNLVLVLAILAFVGISMIPLLGIVLSDNSPSTEATTASTPTIPAQKQAELEAQARGYELVVQREPQNSSALRGLLETRLKLGDIQGAIPPLEQMAKLNPDQSEYAVLLAQAKQQLGDKEGAAQTYRSTLVSKPGNLDALEGLVGLYVQQKRPEAAIGLLQDTLKTATPINDMKPGTVDVISVQLLLGLVYANEKRYTEAITIYDEAIKTNKQDFRPTLAKALILKEQGKVAEAKPLFTTAASLAPPKYKDQVAQLAKEATEPKSASPGQESPNGKQSPASPPSASPSNQPASPGNAPAAPKATADSPGT